The sequence TGTAtggaccttacccctacctttgtggggatagagaggctgtttctgagtTGGTTATAGAAATAGTTAAACTAAAAGTCATCTAAATTACATTGGCATCATGTGGTTACTTACGGTATTTCAATGTGATTGCAGAGTCCCTTTGGAATGTCCCATCAGCAGGCTCTAGCACATGTTACTGCACAGGCTGAATGTTCTAGTTCATACATGCAAATGCAAGCCGAAGATCAGTGTTCCGCTCAGGTGGCTTCAGCAGAAGCAGCATTAGGAAATGAGTTGTTGACTGATCCAAAGGAATCTTCTTTGCAGATAAAGGAATGTTTGCAGCCTAGATTGGATAAGAAACCATCAGACAAGCAGGGTAAGCAATTTGAACTGACGGAGGTTCCTCAATTTGAGAACAAGACATCCTTTGGTGCTTTCGACAAGTCAGCTTGTGATGGTTATAACTGGAGAAAATATGGCCAGAAAAAGGTTAAGGCTACTGAATGCCCTCGGAGCTACTATAAGTGCACGCATCTCAAATGTCCAGCGAAGAAGAAGGTTGAGAAATCCGTTGATGGTCACATAACTGAGATCACATACAATGGCCGGCACAACCATGCTCAACCAACCAAACAAAGAAAAGATGGTTCTGCTTTGGATAGTACAGACGGCTCCGGAGTTCAACCAGACATTAGTACACATGATTGGACAGTAATGAATAGCTCGGATGGGTCTTCTCCTTCTCATTCTGAACAGGTTCCAAACCAAATGGCATCTGAACTTGTGAAAAAAGAATGTGATGAAACCAAAAGCAATTTGATAGAAGTAGATGAGGGGCATGATGAACCAGATGCAAAGAGAACGTGAGTCCTCCTTCCATGAGTAAAGAATGTCCCATCCTTCTGTtgtaaaacaagaagaaaaattgtACAGCAACAAAAGTATGTATCTAATTCAGTTACTATGTTGCAGGAAGATGGCAGTTGAGACTCTAGCTTCATCACATGGCACAGTAGCTGAATCCAAGATTATTCTGC comes from Capsicum annuum cultivar UCD-10X-F1 chromosome 2, UCD10Xv1.1, whole genome shotgun sequence and encodes:
- the LOC107860501 gene encoding probable WRKY transcription factor 3, with product MGETGGEASAISFPALTIPPRPSYESFFNMSSFSPGPMSLVSSFLSEQSPDSADRPSFSQLLAGVIASPTLLPDDSGDPSGSEKSTGYRKNRPMNLALAQSPLFMIPSGFSPSGFLNSPGFLSPLQSPFGMSHQQALAHVTAQAECSSSYMQMQAEDQCSAQVASAEAALGNELLTDPKESSLQIKECLQPRLDKKPSDKQGKQFELTEVPQFENKTSFGAFDKSACDGYNWRKYGQKKVKATECPRSYYKCTHLKCPAKKKVEKSVDGHITEITYNGRHNHAQPTKQRKDGSALDSTDGSGVQPDISTHDWTVMNSSDGSSPSHSEQVPNQMASELVKKECDETKSNLIEVDEGHDEPDAKRTKMAVETLASSHGTVAESKIILQTRSEVDILDDGYRWRKYGQKAVKGTQHPRSYYRCTYAGCNVRKQVERASTDPKAVITTYEGKHNHDIPTVIRNRGTRNTAKDTWR